The Streptomyces achromogenes genome window below encodes:
- a CDS encoding type I polyketide synthase yields the protein MSDEEKLLGYLKKVTADLHQTRQRLAAAEAHRNDPVAIVAMGCRFPGGVGDPDDLWRLLDDGGDAMSEWPRDRGWDADALYDPTPGTPGRSYTRTGGFIDRVGDFDAGFFGISPREAVGTDPQQRILLEICWEALERAGIDPLALRGSRTGVFSGTNLQDYTTLLSLSDNAGDDGVGNAPSVLSGRISYTLGLEGPAVSVDTACSSSLVTLHLAAQALRAGECDLALAGGVTVMSTPTIFLEFSRQRGLSPDGRCRAFADTADGTAWGEGAGVLVVERLSDARRHGHPVLAVLRGSAVNQDGASNGLTAPNGPSQERVIWQALTNARLAPADVDAVEAHGTGTTLGDPIEAQALLATYGQDRPADRPLLLGSVKSNIGHTQAAAGVAGVIKTVLALRAGRLPATLHVDRPSRHVDWSAGNVELLTEARGWPAVGDRPRRAGVSSFGVSGTNAHVILEQAPPTEQDDETGPAGDTPRPRAFTVSGRTAPALRDQARRLAASLRADPDGAPRLADLAWSLATTRSALEHRAVVVAPGPDVLLRGLTALADGAPDPAVVRGVADTEGDPVFLFPGQGPQWEGMAIELHDADARFRAFFDEAAAAVEEFADFCVLDVLRGAAGAPPLERLDVVQPTLFVVCVALARLWMACGVRPAAVAGQSQGEIAAAHIAGVLTLQDAARVVVTRSRELTAITGRGGMVAVPLALTEVERLIAPYDGRISVGSVTGPRSVTVSGDAEPLAELLARLTEDGIRARRVPVDYASHCAQVEEVRDALLAGFAPVRPRPAEIPFHSTVTGNRVEDTTTLDAAYWYDNIRRTVRFESTVRALAEAGQRVFVEMSPHPVVTTAVGDILDDLGITGGAVLGTLRRDEGGTERFLTSVAGLAVRGVSVDFDAVHDEPAHRVDLPVYAFQRRRYWPGFTAAAPTVTADAADAPFWHAVESGDLTTLAETLSLDEQATAALLPALGDYRRRGNDRATADRWRYRITWRPLQDTPTPALTGRWTLVVPRGHRNGPEATGVQAALARAGADCALVVVEEHADRTALAAVLAEATADARGVLSLLALDGSAHPRHPQLHGGFAATVALVQAMDDLNVRLPVWFLTRGAVATRSGEAPAAPAQALVWGFGRVVALEQADCWGGLIDLPDQLDARTADRVVAVLAGTDHEDQVAVRATGTLGRRLERAAVGGLAGRRRWRPEGTVLVTGGTGALGRHVARWLAREGAAHLLLVSRSGPEAECAAGLLAELTALGARADLVACDIADSADLAGLLASVPEERPLTAVFHTAAVLDDGVIGSLTPERLAEVLRVKAGGARNLDAATAGLDLSAFVLFSSSSGVFGSPGHGNYAPGNAFLDALAEDRRSRGLPATAIAWSGWAEGGMASGTVGERLQRHGVRLMDPAVAVTALRHALDQDDTALVVTDIDWEVFGAELGKGRPRRLYADLPDLGQLRAQRAAAPAVSGDDDNDVMAHIAALGEADRRHALLELVRGHIAYVLNHPSPDDVEPARAFRELGFDSLTAVELRNTLGEATGMRLPATLVYDYPTPAALAEHLGEQLAPAGAAASAVAVTRRDTAEDPVVIVGMACRFPGGADTPERFWQLLADGTDVMGPFPQDRDWDVAGLYHPEPGTAGRTATLTGGFLDGFADFDPGVFAISPREALAMDPQQRLLLETAWETFERAGIDPRSLRGSRTGVFAGTNYQDYTSRPIAPGDDVGAHLGTGNSASVLSGRVSYTFGLEGPAVTVDTACSSSLVALHLAARALRAGECDLALAGGVTVMSTPGLFVDFSRQQGLAVDGRCKAFAEAADGTGFSEGGGLLLMERLSDARRLGHPVLAVVRGSAVNQDGASNGLSAPNGPSQQRVIRAALADAGVSAVDVDVVEAHGTGTRLGDPIEAQALLATYGQGRSVDRPLWLGSVKSNVGHTQAGAGVAGVMKMVLAMRSGVVPATLHVDEPSSHVDWSAGAVELVRAARVWEEEGGRPRRAGVSSFGISGTNAHVILEGVAEAPHDTSDAGEPRTDEPLAVASQPQAPVPAQVPVQVPVPWIVTGRSRDALRDQAARLLDHVSAHPEVHVADTALALATTRTPFAHRAVLIGDDHDGLAARLRALAEGTPLPGTVTGVARAGGRTAFLFTGQGAQRPGMGRELHAAHPVFAQAFDAVCARVPGLRAVVLGDDAELLNRTEHAQPALFAFEVALYRLLESWGVRPDHVAGHSVGEIAAAHVAGVFSLDDACALVTARGRLMQALPSGGTMASIRATEQEILPLLSGREREVGIAALNGPLATVVSGTEEAVARICEHFSAAGRRTTRLRVSHAFHSPLMEPALDDFRAVAAGVSYDEPVLSVVSARTGEPATAGLLTDPEHWVRHLREPVRFHDCVTRLHGLGVRRFLEVGPDASLTALAETALAEAEPDTAETVFAAAVPRNEPETGSLLRAVGTLFAHGAEPDWTALLPGARAVPLPTYAFQRQRFWLPTVAAAGDPDAAGLHPADHPFLAAEVARAGSDDLLFTGRLSLRGQPWLADHAVLGQVILPATGYLDLAVHVGDRTGCGHLSELTLLSPLVVPAEGAAHLQVTVEAADGQGRRAFAVWSRPSADDGEWQRHAQGVLAPQPRSVPAGDLAAWPPSGASLVSDEDPYPAFAAAGFAYGPSFRGLGSVWERGEEVYAEVALPEPYREDALRHALHPALLDAAVQALLVRRPGLRGDDEDTAPMLPFAWTGLTLHATGATALRVRLTPAGHDHGYRVLVTDTTGRAVATADAITLREVPAAQAAPGTARPELLRLDWQETLAAPELPAPRTVRWIVLGGGDDRVVASLDATGVHVETYADLESLAKAVDTGMTMPEVVVVAPEPCHVDEHGMPEALRGRLSRTHEVMSGWLADERYADARLVFVTRRAVTVGPGDEAAGVVPPDVTAAALWGLVRAGQSEHPGRFQLVDLPGGAGTGDEAALLAAIASGHPHSAVRDGRVLHPDAVPAAPGAVPDLAAGTVLVTGATGALGRAVARHLVTRHGVRSLLLAGRRGPAADGADALVSELTKLGARVRLEACDVARRADVERLLTHVPADAPLTGVIHAAGVTDDAVLTALDGERFDTVLRPKADGAWNLHHATTDHRPAAFVLFSSAAGTFGAPGQANYAAANAFLDGLAALRRSLGRPAASVAWGLWSDDSGITARLSRTDRGRLSRGGLRPLTTEDALTLLDDALTTADPAVIAVATGSGRAGVRSMLRPGTAAARRRSASGPSEPAGPSLLAGRSPEEGGALLLGLVRDLAATVLGHAGADEVEPDRLFTEQGFDSLTVVELRNHLATATGLKLAPTLLFDHATPEALAAHLHGRLAERSTQETGREQTVAGAPDIRPGDTLGGLFKQACLDDRVDDGFTLLQAAAELRPTFTSPDELPGLPGAIRLSAGGAAAPLVCFSSYVALAGVHQYARFASPFRGRRDVWALPTQGFGTGEALPATFDAVADLHAAAVRRTVGDVRPVLLGSSSGGVLALSAARRMQERGAAPAAVVLLDTYMPRADSPFLRFSQQMLSGMFERESMFAHMDSARLTAMSWYVAMIGEWEPGPLECPVLLVRSSEPPVPAGPGEEMPPEEWQTSWHRAHTVLDVPGNHFTMMEDHARSTAGATDDWLTARGA from the coding sequence ATGAGCGATGAGGAAAAACTCCTCGGCTACCTGAAGAAGGTCACGGCCGACCTCCACCAGACGCGACAGCGCCTGGCCGCGGCCGAGGCACACCGCAACGACCCCGTCGCGATCGTCGCGATGGGCTGCCGTTTCCCGGGCGGGGTCGGCGACCCCGACGATCTGTGGCGGCTGCTCGACGACGGCGGCGACGCCATGTCCGAGTGGCCCCGCGACCGGGGCTGGGACGCCGACGCCCTGTACGACCCGACGCCCGGCACGCCCGGCCGCAGCTACACCCGCACCGGCGGATTCATCGACCGTGTCGGCGACTTCGACGCCGGGTTCTTCGGCATCTCACCGCGCGAGGCCGTCGGCACCGACCCGCAACAGCGGATCCTCCTGGAGATCTGCTGGGAGGCGCTGGAACGCGCCGGGATCGACCCGCTCGCCCTGCGCGGCAGCCGCACCGGCGTGTTCTCCGGCACCAACCTCCAGGACTACACCACCCTGCTCAGCCTGTCCGACAACGCAGGCGACGACGGGGTGGGCAACGCGCCCAGCGTCCTGTCCGGCCGGATCTCCTACACCCTCGGCCTCGAAGGCCCCGCGGTCTCCGTCGACACCGCCTGCTCCTCCTCCCTGGTCACCCTCCACCTGGCGGCGCAGGCGCTGCGCGCCGGGGAGTGCGACCTGGCGCTGGCCGGCGGCGTCACCGTCATGTCGACGCCCACGATCTTCCTCGAGTTCAGCCGCCAGCGCGGCCTGTCGCCGGACGGCCGCTGCCGCGCCTTCGCCGACACCGCCGACGGCACCGCCTGGGGCGAGGGCGCGGGAGTCCTCGTCGTCGAACGGCTCTCCGACGCCCGCCGCCACGGCCATCCCGTCCTCGCCGTCCTGCGCGGCTCCGCCGTCAACCAGGACGGCGCGTCCAACGGTCTGACCGCTCCCAACGGCCCCTCCCAGGAACGAGTCATCTGGCAGGCGCTCACCAACGCGAGGCTCGCACCCGCCGACGTGGACGCCGTCGAGGCGCACGGCACCGGAACCACCCTCGGCGACCCCATCGAGGCGCAGGCCCTGCTCGCCACCTACGGACAGGACCGGCCCGCGGACCGGCCGCTGCTGCTCGGCTCGGTGAAGTCGAACATCGGCCACACCCAGGCCGCGGCAGGCGTCGCAGGCGTCATCAAGACGGTCCTCGCGCTGCGCGCGGGCCGGCTGCCCGCGACCCTCCACGTCGACCGGCCGAGCCGGCACGTCGACTGGAGCGCCGGAAACGTCGAACTGCTCACCGAGGCCCGCGGCTGGCCCGCCGTCGGCGACCGCCCGCGCCGCGCGGGCGTGTCCTCCTTCGGAGTCAGCGGCACCAACGCCCACGTCATCCTGGAACAGGCCCCGCCCACCGAGCAGGACGACGAAACCGGGCCCGCGGGCGACACGCCCCGCCCGCGCGCCTTCACCGTGTCCGGCCGCACCGCGCCCGCCCTGCGCGACCAGGCCCGCCGGCTCGCCGCGAGCCTGCGCGCCGATCCGGACGGCGCACCGCGCCTCGCCGACCTCGCCTGGTCCCTCGCGACCACCCGGTCCGCACTCGAACACCGTGCCGTCGTCGTCGCCCCCGGCCCCGACGTGCTCCTGCGCGGCCTGACCGCCCTGGCCGACGGCGCGCCCGACCCCGCCGTGGTGCGCGGCGTCGCCGACACCGAGGGCGACCCGGTCTTCCTCTTCCCCGGCCAGGGGCCGCAGTGGGAGGGCATGGCCATCGAACTCCACGACGCCGACGCCCGGTTCCGCGCCTTCTTCGACGAAGCCGCCGCCGCCGTGGAGGAGTTCGCCGACTTCTGCGTCCTGGACGTGCTGCGAGGTGCCGCCGGCGCCCCGCCCCTGGAGCGCCTCGACGTCGTCCAGCCCACCCTCTTCGTGGTCTGCGTCGCCCTCGCCCGGCTGTGGATGGCGTGCGGGGTCCGCCCCGCCGCGGTCGCCGGACAGAGCCAGGGGGAGATCGCCGCCGCACACATCGCGGGCGTCCTCACCCTCCAGGACGCGGCCCGGGTCGTCGTCACCCGCTCCCGGGAACTCACCGCCATCACCGGCCGCGGCGGCATGGTCGCCGTACCGCTGGCGCTCACCGAGGTCGAACGCCTCATCGCCCCCTACGACGGCCGTATCTCCGTCGGCTCCGTCACCGGCCCGCGGTCCGTCACCGTGTCCGGGGACGCCGAACCGCTGGCCGAACTGCTGGCCCGCCTCACCGAAGACGGAATCCGCGCCCGCCGTGTGCCGGTGGACTACGCCTCGCACTGTGCCCAGGTGGAGGAGGTCCGCGACGCCCTGCTCGCCGGATTCGCGCCGGTGCGCCCGCGCCCCGCCGAGATCCCGTTCCACTCCACCGTCACCGGGAACCGGGTCGAGGACACCACCACGCTCGACGCCGCCTACTGGTACGACAACATCCGCCGCACCGTCCGCTTCGAGAGCACGGTGCGCGCTCTCGCCGAAGCCGGACAGCGCGTCTTCGTCGAGATGAGCCCGCACCCCGTGGTCACCACGGCGGTCGGCGACATCCTCGACGACCTCGGCATCACCGGCGGCGCAGTCCTCGGCACCCTGCGCCGCGACGAGGGCGGGACCGAACGCTTCCTCACGTCCGTGGCCGGACTCGCGGTCCGCGGCGTCTCCGTCGACTTCGACGCCGTCCACGACGAGCCCGCGCACCGCGTCGACCTGCCCGTCTACGCCTTCCAACGCCGCCGGTACTGGCCGGGGTTCACCGCCGCCGCGCCCACCGTGACCGCCGACGCCGCGGACGCCCCCTTCTGGCACGCCGTCGAGTCAGGCGACCTCACCACCCTCGCCGAAACGCTCAGCCTCGACGAACAGGCCACGGCCGCACTGCTCCCCGCCCTGGGCGACTACCGGCGGCGCGGCAACGACCGTGCCACCGCCGACCGCTGGCGCTACCGCATCACCTGGCGCCCGCTGCAGGACACGCCGACACCGGCCCTCACCGGCCGCTGGACCCTCGTCGTACCCCGCGGCCACCGGAACGGGCCCGAGGCCACCGGCGTGCAGGCCGCCCTGGCCCGCGCCGGCGCCGACTGCGCCCTCGTCGTGGTCGAAGAGCACGCCGACCGCACCGCCCTCGCCGCCGTGCTGGCCGAGGCGACGGCGGACGCCCGCGGTGTCCTGTCCCTGCTCGCCCTCGACGGCAGCGCGCATCCTCGGCACCCGCAGCTGCACGGCGGTTTCGCCGCCACCGTCGCCCTGGTGCAGGCCATGGACGACCTCAACGTCCGGCTGCCGGTGTGGTTCCTCACCCGCGGCGCCGTGGCCACCCGTTCCGGCGAGGCCCCCGCCGCACCGGCCCAGGCCCTCGTCTGGGGCTTCGGACGGGTCGTCGCCCTGGAACAGGCCGACTGCTGGGGCGGCCTGATCGACCTGCCCGACCAGCTCGACGCGCGCACCGCCGACCGGGTCGTCGCCGTCCTCGCCGGAACCGACCACGAGGACCAGGTCGCCGTACGCGCCACCGGCACACTGGGCCGCCGGCTGGAGCGCGCCGCCGTCGGCGGGCTCGCCGGCCGACGCCGGTGGCGACCGGAGGGCACCGTCCTCGTGACCGGCGGCACCGGCGCCCTCGGCCGTCACGTGGCCCGCTGGCTCGCCCGCGAGGGAGCGGCGCACCTTCTCCTCGTCAGCCGCTCCGGCCCCGAGGCGGAGTGCGCCGCCGGGCTGCTCGCCGAACTGACCGCCCTCGGCGCCCGCGCGGACCTCGTAGCCTGCGACATCGCCGACTCCGCGGACCTCGCCGGCCTGCTGGCCTCCGTCCCCGAGGAGCGCCCTCTCACCGCCGTCTTCCACACCGCAGCCGTTCTCGACGACGGGGTCATCGGCTCGCTCACGCCCGAGCGCCTCGCCGAGGTCCTGCGGGTCAAGGCGGGAGGCGCCCGGAACCTCGACGCCGCGACCGCCGGCCTGGACCTTTCCGCCTTCGTGCTGTTCTCCTCGTCCTCGGGTGTCTTCGGCAGCCCCGGACACGGCAACTACGCCCCCGGCAACGCCTTCCTGGACGCCCTCGCCGAGGACCGCCGCTCGCGCGGTCTGCCCGCCACGGCGATCGCGTGGAGCGGCTGGGCCGAGGGAGGCATGGCCTCCGGCACGGTCGGGGAGCGGCTCCAGCGCCACGGCGTCCGCCTCATGGACCCCGCCGTCGCCGTCACGGCCCTGCGACACGCCCTGGATCAGGACGACACCGCGCTCGTGGTCACCGACATCGACTGGGAGGTCTTCGGGGCGGAGCTCGGCAAGGGCCGCCCGCGCCGCCTCTACGCAGACCTTCCGGATCTGGGACAGCTGCGCGCGCAGCGCGCCGCCGCCCCGGCCGTGTCCGGCGACGACGACAACGACGTGATGGCCCACATCGCCGCCCTCGGGGAGGCCGACCGCCGGCATGCCCTGCTCGAGCTGGTGCGCGGACACATCGCCTACGTCCTCAACCATCCGAGCCCCGACGACGTCGAGCCGGCCCGGGCCTTCCGGGAACTCGGCTTCGACTCCCTCACCGCCGTCGAACTGCGCAACACCCTCGGCGAGGCGACCGGCATGCGGCTGCCCGCCACCCTCGTGTACGACTACCCCACGCCCGCGGCCCTGGCCGAGCACCTCGGCGAGCAGCTCGCCCCGGCCGGCGCCGCCGCCTCCGCGGTCGCCGTCACCCGCCGGGACACGGCCGAGGACCCGGTCGTGATCGTCGGCATGGCCTGCCGCTTCCCCGGCGGGGCGGACACCCCGGAGCGGTTCTGGCAGCTGCTGGCCGACGGGACCGACGTGATGGGCCCGTTCCCGCAGGACCGGGACTGGGACGTGGCCGGGCTCTACCATCCCGAACCCGGCACGGCGGGCCGTACCGCCACACTCACCGGTGGATTCCTGGACGGTTTCGCCGACTTCGATCCCGGCGTCTTCGCCATCTCGCCCCGCGAGGCACTGGCCATGGACCCGCAGCAGCGGCTGCTGCTCGAGACCGCCTGGGAGACGTTCGAGCGGGCGGGGATCGATCCGCGGTCGCTGCGCGGCAGCCGGACCGGGGTGTTCGCCGGCACGAACTACCAGGACTACACCTCCCGTCCGATCGCGCCCGGCGACGACGTCGGCGCCCACCTGGGCACGGGCAACTCCGCAAGCGTCCTGTCGGGCCGCGTCTCCTACACCTTCGGGCTGGAAGGGCCGGCGGTCACCGTCGACACCGCCTGCTCGTCGTCGCTGGTCGCCCTGCATCTTGCGGCGCGGGCGCTGCGCGCGGGGGAGTGCGACCTGGCGCTGGCCGGCGGTGTCACCGTGATGTCGACGCCCGGTCTGTTCGTGGACTTCAGTCGTCAGCAGGGGTTGGCGGTGGACGGTCGGTGCAAGGCGTTCGCTGAGGCGGCGGACGGGACGGGGTTCTCGGAGGGGGGTGGTCTGCTGTTGATGGAGCGGTTGTCCGATGCGCGTCGGCTGGGGCATCCGGTGTTGGCGGTGGTGCGGGGTTCGGCGGTGAATCAGGATGGTGCGTCGAACGGGTTGAGTGCGCCGAACGGTCCGTCGCAGCAGCGGGTGATCCGGGCGGCGTTGGCGGACGCGGGTGTGTCCGCGGTGGATGTGGATGTGGTGGAGGCGCACGGTACGGGGACGCGGTTGGGTGATCCGATCGAGGCGCAGGCGTTGCTGGCGACCTATGGTCAGGGGCGTTCGGTGGATCGGCCGTTGTGGTTGGGGTCGGTGAAGTCGAATGTGGGTCATACGCAGGCGGGTGCGGGTGTGGCGGGTGTGATGAAGATGGTGCTGGCGATGCGGTCGGGTGTGGTGCCGGCGACGTTGCATGTGGATGAGCCGTCGTCGCATGTGGACTGGTCGGCGGGTGCGGTGGAGTTGGTGAGGGCGGCGCGGGTCTGGGAGGAGGAGGGCGGGCGTCCGCGGCGTGCGGGTGTGTCGTCGTTCGGTATCAGCGGCACGAACGCGCACGTCATCCTGGAGGGCGTCGCCGAGGCACCGCACGACACGTCCGACGCCGGCGAACCGCGCACCGACGAACCCCTCGCCGTCGCATCGCAGCCGCAGGCGCCGGTGCCTGCGCAGGTCCCGGTGCAGGTCCCGGTGCCCTGGATCGTCACCGGTCGTAGCCGTGACGCCCTGCGCGACCAGGCCGCCCGGCTGCTCGACCACGTGAGCGCGCATCCCGAAGTCCACGTCGCCGACACCGCGTTGGCGCTGGCGACCACCCGGACGCCGTTCGCCCACCGAGCCGTCCTCATCGGCGACGATCACGACGGTCTGGCGGCCCGGTTGCGGGCCCTGGCCGAGGGAACGCCGCTGCCCGGCACGGTCACCGGCGTCGCACGCGCTGGCGGCCGTACGGCCTTCCTGTTCACCGGCCAGGGGGCGCAGCGGCCCGGCATGGGCCGCGAACTGCATGCCGCCCATCCGGTGTTCGCGCAGGCCTTCGACGCCGTGTGCGCACGCGTTCCCGGGCTGCGGGCGGTGGTCCTGGGAGACGACGCCGAACTCCTGAACCGCACCGAGCACGCACAGCCCGCCCTGTTCGCCTTCGAAGTCGCCCTCTACCGCCTGCTGGAGTCGTGGGGCGTCCGCCCGGACCACGTCGCCGGCCACTCCGTCGGTGAGATCGCCGCGGCCCATGTCGCCGGAGTGTTCTCCCTCGACGACGCCTGCGCCCTGGTCACCGCCCGCGGCCGGCTCATGCAGGCGCTGCCCTCCGGCGGCACGATGGCGTCGATCCGGGCCACCGAGCAGGAGATCCTGCCGCTGCTGTCCGGACGCGAACGCGAAGTCGGCATCGCCGCCCTCAACGGGCCCTTGGCGACCGTCGTCTCCGGCACGGAGGAGGCCGTCGCCCGGATCTGCGAGCATTTCTCGGCGGCCGGCCGGCGCACGACGCGGCTCCGGGTCAGCCACGCCTTCCACTCCCCGCTCATGGAGCCGGCGCTCGACGACTTCCGGGCGGTCGCCGCCGGCGTCTCCTACGACGAGCCGGTCCTGTCCGTCGTCTCCGCACGGACCGGTGAACCGGCCACCGCCGGTCTGCTCACCGACCCCGAGCACTGGGTGCGGCACCTCCGTGAGCCGGTCCGCTTCCACGACTGCGTCACCCGGCTGCACGGCCTGGGCGTCCGACGCTTCCTGGAGGTCGGGCCGGACGCCTCGCTCACCGCGCTCGCCGAGACGGCCCTCGCCGAGGCGGAGCCCGACACGGCCGAAACGGTGTTCGCGGCAGCCGTCCCGCGGAACGAGCCCGAGACCGGCTCTCTGCTCCGCGCCGTCGGCACACTGTTCGCGCACGGCGCCGAGCCCGACTGGACGGCGCTCCTCCCCGGCGCCCGCGCCGTGCCGCTGCCCACCTACGCTTTCCAGCGGCAGCGGTTCTGGCTGCCGACCGTGGCCGCGGCCGGCGACCCCGACGCCGCCGGACTGCACCCCGCGGACCATCCGTTCCTCGCGGCCGAGGTCGCCCGCGCAGGCTCGGACGACCTGCTGTTCACGGGACGGCTTTCACTGCGCGGCCAACCCTGGCTCGCCGACCACGCCGTCCTCGGGCAGGTCATCCTGCCCGCCACCGGCTACCTCGACCTCGCCGTGCACGTGGGCGACCGCACCGGCTGCGGCCACCTGAGCGAACTCACCCTGCTCAGCCCGCTCGTCGTGCCCGCCGAGGGCGCCGCCCACCTTCAGGTCACAGTGGAAGCCGCCGACGGTCAGGGCCGCCGTGCCTTCGCCGTGTGGTCGAGGCCCTCGGCGGACGACGGGGAGTGGCAGCGGCACGCCCAGGGCGTCCTCGCTCCGCAGCCGAGGTCCGTGCCGGCCGGCGACCTGGCCGCCTGGCCTCCGTCGGGAGCCTCCCTCGTCTCCGACGAGGACCCCTACCCGGCCTTCGCCGCCGCGGGCTTCGCCTACGGTCCGAGCTTCCGCGGTCTGGGCAGCGTGTGGGAGCGCGGCGAGGAGGTGTACGCCGAGGTCGCGTTGCCGGAACCGTACCGGGAGGACGCCCTCCGGCACGCCCTGCATCCCGCCCTCCTCGACGCGGCCGTCCAGGCTCTGCTGGTCAGGCGGCCCGGGCTGCGGGGCGACGACGAGGACACGGCGCCGATGCTGCCGTTCGCGTGGACCGGGCTGACCCTGCACGCCACCGGCGCGACCGCGCTGAGGGTGCGTCTGACCCCCGCCGGCCACGATCACGGCTACCGGGTCCTGGTCACCGACACCACCGGCCGGGCCGTCGCCACCGCCGATGCGATCACCCTGCGGGAGGTGCCCGCCGCCCAGGCCGCGCCGGGGACGGCCCGGCCCGAACTGCTGCGCCTGGACTGGCAGGAGACGCTTGCGGCCCCCGAGCTGCCCGCTCCGCGCACGGTGCGCTGGATCGTCCTCGGCGGGGGCGACGACCGGGTGGTCGCCTCCCTCGACGCGACCGGGGTCCATGTGGAGACCTACGCCGACCTCGAGTCGCTCGCCAAGGCCGTCGACACCGGTATGACGATGCCCGAGGTGGTCGTCGTCGCACCGGAGCCGTGTCACGTCGACGAGCACGGCATGCCCGAGGCGTTGCGGGGCCGCCTGTCCCGCACCCACGAGGTGATGAGCGGCTGGCTCGCCGACGAGCGGTACGCCGACGCCCGGCTGGTGTTCGTCACCCGCCGTGCGGTGACGGTGGGCCCGGGCGACGAAGCCGCGGGCGTGGTCCCGCCGGATGTGACCGCTGCCGCCCTGTGGGGACTGGTCCGCGCCGGACAGAGCGAACACCCCGGCCGGTTCCAGCTGGTGGACCTGCCCGGCGGGGCCGGGACCGGCGACGAGGCCGCACTGCTCGCGGCGATCGCCTCCGGTCACCCGCACAGCGCGGTCCGCGACGGACGGGTCCTGCACCCCGACGCCGTGCCCGCCGCCCCCGGCGCCGTACCCGACCTCGCCGCGGGCACGGTGCTCGTCACCGGCGCCACCGGCGCCCTCGGCCGGGCCGTCGCCCGTCACCTCGTCACCCGGCACGGTGTGCGTTCGCTGCTGCTCGCCGGTCGACGCGGCCCCGCCGCGGACGGCGCGGACGCTCTGGTGTCCGAGCTGACGAAGCTGGGCGCCCGAGTACGCCTGGAGGCCTGCGACGTCGCCCGGCGAGCCGATGTCGAGCGGCTGTTGACCCACGTGCCCGCCGACGCGCCGCTGACCGGGGTGATCCACGCGGCCGGTGTCACCGACGACGCCGTCCTCACCGCACTCGACGGGGAGCGCTTCGACACGGTGCTGCGCCCGAAGGCGGACGGCGCCTGGAACCTGCACCACGCCACGACGGACCACCGTCCGGCCGCGTTCGTGCTGTTCTCCTCGGCGGCGGGCACCTTCGGCGCTCCCGGCCAGGCCAACTACGCGGCGGCGAACGCCTTCCTCGACGGCCTCGCCGCCCTCAGACGCTCACTCGGACGACCCGCGGCGTCCGTCGCCTGGGGCCTGTGGAGCGACGACAGCGGCATCACCGCCCGTCTGTCCCGAACCGACCGGGGCCGACTGAGCCGCGGCGGCCTGCGTCCCCTGACCACCGAGGACGCCCTCACCCTTCTCGACGACGCCCTCACCACGGCCGACCCCGCGGTGATCGCCGTCGCCACCGGTTCGGGCCGGGCGGGAGTCCGTTCGATGCTGCGGCCCGGCACCGCGGCGGCGCGACGCAGGAGCGCGTCCGGTCCGTCGGAGCCGGCCGGCCCGTCGCTCCTGGCCGGACGCTCCCCGGAAGAGGGCGGCGCCTTGCTGCTCGGTCTGGTGCGCGACCTCGCCGCCACCGTGCTGGGGCACGCGGGCGCGGACGAGGTGGAGCCCGACCGGCTCTTCACCGAGCAGGGCTTCGACTCCCTCACGGTGGTCGAACTCCGTAACCACCTCGCCACCGCCACCGGCCTGAAGCTGGCGCCGACCCTTCTGTTCGACCACGCCACGCCCGAGGCCCTCGCCGCCCATCTGCACGGCCGGCTCGCCGAGCGGTCCACCCAGGAGACCGGCCGGGAACAGACGGTCGCGGGCGCGCCGGACATCCGCCCCGGGGACACCCTCGGGGGCCTGTTCAAGCAGGCCTGTCTCGACGACCGTGTCGACGACGGCTTCACCCTGCTCCAGGCGGCGGCGGAACTGCGTCCCACCTTCACCTCGCCGGACGAACTCCCCGGTCTGCCCGGGGCGATCCGGCTCTCGGCAGGCGGCGCGGCGGCACCGCTGGTCTGCTTCAGCTCCTATGTCGCCCTCGCCGGTGTCCACCAGTACGCCCGGTTCGCCTCGCCGTTCCGCGGCCGGCGCGACGTCTGGGCGCTGCCCACCCAGGGCTTCGGCACGGGGGAGGCGCTGCCGGCGACCTTCGACGCGGTGGCCGACCTGCACGCCGCCGCCGTACGGCGGACCGTCGGGGACGTTCGGCCGGTCCTGCTCGGGTCGTCGTCCGGAGGGGTCCTCGCCCTCTCCGCCGCTCGGCGGATGCAGGAACGCGGGGCCGCGCCGGCCGCCGTCGTCCTGCTGGACACCTATATGCCCCGGGCCGACTCCCCGTTCCTGCGCTTCTCCCAGCAGATGCTCAGCGGCATGTTCGAACGGGAGTCGATGTTCGCGCACATGGACTCGGCACGGCTCACCGCGATGAGCTGGTACGTCGCGATGATCGGGGAATGGGAGCCGGGCCCCCTGGAGTGCCCCGTGCTGCTGGTGCGTTCCAGCGAGCCCCCGGTGCCCGCCGGACCCGGTGAGGAGATGCCGCCCGAGGAGTGGCAGACGTCCTGGCACCGGGCCCACACCGTCCTCGACGTCCCCGGCAACCACTTCACGATGATGGAGGACCACGCCCGCTCCACCGCCGGGGCCACCGACGACTGGCTCACCGCCCGAGGCGCCTGA